A stretch of the Acidilobus sp. 7A genome encodes the following:
- a CDS encoding glycosyltransferase family 2 protein translates to MPQADPYVKYAITVDWSLLSAYLIVLAVALAAYSAKRSPNKASNAVLVIPSIASEKVKDSLLASLSHNRFLGLPIYVVIDEGAPLESYLRKLSWINLVVVPKDYRRDLFGKGRALRYFVENFVRPDMWYVFLDDDNLVLDDSFLYEIPYYERYGYVAFNPILVPRKGKSYMTFIMDFARLIDDLSFFRFFTGLLRRPYVGLHGELLGVKGSFLIQSNAFNEPSKVEDYMFAAKVLKFEGRTWQSRTKVSILSPNSVIDLIRQRTRWHAGILESWREVPASMRTITIIKSFLRTIGLIGLWVLVPLTHSLLLLLIAAPTSMAYWFIYVYGAKKSGRMRYILTIPAFWIIEGLGFIYGALKLRSREFIVIDKSA, encoded by the coding sequence ATGCCCCAGGCGGACCCCTACGTCAAGTATGCCATTACTGTGGACTGGAGCCTGCTTAGCGCCTACCTGATAGTTCTGGCTGTCGCCCTGGCGGCCTACTCAGCCAAGAGAAGTCCCAACAAGGCTAGCAACGCGGTCCTCGTCATCCCATCTATAGCTAGCGAGAAGGTCAAGGACTCCCTGCTGGCCTCCCTCAGCCACAACAGGTTCCTCGGCCTTCCGATTTACGTAGTTATTGACGAAGGTGCGCCGCTGGAAAGTTACTTAAGAAAATTGAGCTGGATAAACTTAGTTGTCGTTCCAAAGGATTACAGGAGGGACCTTTTCGGGAAGGGCAGGGCCCTCAGGTACTTTGTTGAGAACTTTGTGAGGCCTGACATGTGGTATGTGTTCCTTGATGATGATAACCTTGTCCTTGATGACAGCTTCCTTTACGAGATACCCTACTATGAAAGGTACGGCTATGTGGCCTTTAACCCCATACTAGTGCCGAGGAAGGGCAAGTCATATATGACGTTTATAATGGACTTCGCCAGGCTCATCGATGACCTCTCGTTCTTCAGGTTCTTCACGGGGCTCCTTAGAAGGCCGTACGTAGGGTTGCACGGCGAGCTGCTAGGGGTTAAGGGGTCTTTTCTAATTCAGAGCAACGCATTCAATGAGCCGAGCAAGGTTGAGGACTACATGTTCGCAGCCAAGGTGCTAAAGTTCGAGGGACGCACGTGGCAGAGCAGGACCAAGGTCAGCATACTGAGCCCGAACTCGGTGATAGACCTCATAAGGCAGAGGACCAGGTGGCACGCGGGCATACTGGAGAGCTGGAGGGAGGTTCCGGCGTCGATGAGGACAATCACCATAATTAAGTCGTTCCTCAGGACCATAGGCCTCATAGGTCTATGGGTGCTGGTGCCCCTGACTCACTCCCTTCTGCTTCTCCTCATAGCGGCGCCCACGAGCATGGCCTACTGGTTCATATATGTCTACGGGGCCAAGAAGTCAGGTAGGATGAGGTACATACTCACCATACCAGCCTTCTGGATAATAGAGGGCCTGGGTTTCATCTATGGGGCGCTGAAGCTCAGGAGCAGGGAGTTCATAGTAATAGACAAGAGCGCCTAA
- a CDS encoding transcription factor S yields the protein MAQQIKFCPKCGTLMRPMSINGKLYFVCPKCGYKEEAQGKTAQALSFSQKVMHTPKEKIVVVDATAPPPTAQVLKGSVRCPRCGNDEVLAWMMQTRAADEPPTRFYKCTKCGYTWREYA from the coding sequence ATGGCTCAACAGATTAAGTTCTGTCCAAAGTGCGGCACATTGATGAGACCTATGTCAATAAACGGGAAGCTTTACTTTGTTTGCCCCAAGTGCGGCTACAAGGAGGAGGCTCAGGGCAAGACCGCCCAGGCGCTCAGCTTCAGCCAGAAGGTCATGCACACGCCAAAGGAAAAGATAGTAGTTGTCGACGCCACGGCGCCCCCGCCCACGGCCCAGGTCCTTAAGGGCAGCGTCAGGTGTCCCCGCTGCGGTAACGACGAGGTCCTAGCCTGGATGATGCAGACCAGGGCGGCTGATGAGCCACCGACAAGGTTTTACAAGTGCACAAAGTGCGGCTACACGTGGCGTGAGTACGCATAA
- a CDS encoding phosphoesterase — protein MSQQCPKVLVVGDWDADGIIASAEIVYASEVARAFPVKGIRCSPELRPASPRMLGEALKGGCWDYLILLDIPFTQEVEAALDQLVGEGCRPKLYYFDHHKITIEKSAYIEEKFSAIAFVGLSPTSVLVKVFLESQGVKLTPRLKDLVSSAAILEGGGWLSRSSRDATEGMVKLAASMSKAINQSKDPEMWRKYVRWAASVVPFDLSLIAPANENEYESLVSKGLEVSERSDKEVKEAAMSLAMTAKTVGFVKFVDARDKWRRSGASALASAIYKMTKSAVALWTSREDGVELLIIRSGHGEAMRIAEELHRLGVLEDVGGHDNIASGRVRKGLREKELEDALRRASLSASGGRRPGNVSEL, from the coding sequence ATGTCGCAGCAGTGCCCTAAGGTGCTGGTGGTCGGTGACTGGGACGCCGACGGTATAATAGCGTCGGCCGAGATAGTCTACGCCAGCGAGGTCGCCCGCGCCTTCCCAGTCAAAGGAATCAGGTGCTCTCCTGAGCTCCGCCCAGCGAGCCCCAGGATGCTGGGCGAGGCCCTGAAGGGAGGCTGCTGGGACTACCTCATCCTGCTTGATATACCATTCACGCAGGAGGTCGAGGCTGCGCTGGATCAGCTGGTAGGGGAGGGGTGCCGGCCCAAGCTCTACTACTTCGACCACCACAAGATCACAATAGAGAAGAGCGCGTATATAGAGGAGAAGTTCTCCGCCATAGCGTTTGTCGGCCTGTCCCCCACCTCTGTGCTCGTCAAGGTCTTCCTTGAGTCGCAGGGGGTTAAACTGACGCCAAGGCTCAAGGACCTCGTCTCCAGCGCGGCCATATTGGAGGGCGGAGGGTGGCTCAGCAGGAGCAGCAGGGACGCCACGGAGGGCATGGTGAAGCTCGCAGCGTCAATGTCAAAGGCCATAAACCAGTCCAAGGACCCTGAGATGTGGAGGAAGTACGTTAGGTGGGCCGCAAGCGTCGTGCCCTTTGACCTGTCGCTGATAGCGCCCGCTAATGAAAATGAATACGAGAGCCTAGTGTCCAAGGGTCTTGAGGTCTCCGAGAGGAGCGACAAGGAGGTCAAGGAGGCAGCTATGAGCCTAGCTATGACTGCTAAAACAGTGGGCTTCGTCAAGTTCGTCGACGCCAGGGACAAGTGGAGGAGGAGCGGGGCCTCAGCCCTGGCATCGGCTATATACAAAATGACTAAGAGCGCCGTCGCCCTGTGGACGTCAAGGGAAGATGGCGTGGAGCTTCTAATCATAAGGAGCGGCCACGGCGAGGCCATGAGGATAGCCGAGGAGCTTCACAGGCTTGGCGTGTTAGAGGATGTCGGCGGCCATGACAACATAGCCTCGGGCAGGGTCAGGAAGGGGCTCAGGGAGAAGGAGCTCGAGGATGCGCTCAGGAGAGCTTCCTTAAGCGCGTCAGGGGGCAGGCGTCCTGGTAACGTCTCAGAGTTATAG
- a CDS encoding DUF429 domain-containing protein, whose protein sequence is MTFIGIDLAASPRRRTGLALIDGQQVIVSVARADEEIIRFVLSSGPKVVAIDAPLSLGKGPYRDFERKAIKEGYRLLPSTLRSMRDLSLRAQRLVPVISGAGAEVIETHPRSALRSGSCRSYAEVLQALGLRPPLNVNRDEADAVVAAAIALCYFKGAYTSIVGSEGELVLLPKGLCSPPRHVEGA, encoded by the coding sequence ATGACATTTATAGGGATTGACCTGGCGGCCTCCCCAAGGCGAAGGACGGGCCTGGCCCTAATAGACGGCCAACAGGTAATAGTTAGCGTCGCAAGGGCCGACGAGGAGATAATAAGGTTCGTGCTCTCCAGCGGGCCGAAGGTTGTTGCCATAGATGCGCCGCTATCTCTCGGGAAGGGTCCCTACAGGGACTTTGAAAGAAAGGCCATCAAGGAGGGCTACAGGCTCCTGCCCTCGACTCTGAGGTCGATGAGGGACCTTTCACTCAGGGCCCAGAGGCTGGTACCCGTGATATCCGGCGCTGGGGCAGAGGTTATTGAGACTCACCCAAGGAGTGCGCTAAGGTCGGGCTCCTGCAGAAGCTACGCCGAGGTCCTCCAGGCCCTCGGCCTTAGGCCTCCGCTAAACGTTAACAGGGATGAGGCCGATGCTGTAGTAGCCGCGGCCATTGCGCTGTGCTACTTTAAAGGCGCTTACACCAGCATAGTTGGTAGCGAGGGCGAACTGGTGCTACTGCCAAAGGGGCTCTGCAGCCCTCCACGGCATGTCGAAGGAGCATAA
- the aspS gene encoding aspartate--tRNA(Asn) ligase, whose translation MLKTTFISQIYDNAQGLLGQKVSACGWVDNIRDLGGVRFVMLRDRTGMLQVVIKKGVTPDEFIEASKDLVKESVACFEGTLVESRSKLKYELQATDLKVLSRPVEPIPLEPATSTEAQLNVRLDYRWLDVRNLKVSAVFQFESWVANKFRDFFRSNGFIEIFTPKIVAAGTEGGAEVFPVIYFGREAYLAQSPQFYKQMAVIAGLERVFEVGPVFRAEAHHTVKHLTEFHGLDIEMGFIEGPEDVMNILESFFKYLGKEAEVDDSLRSVRNHFDLTLRVPSKVPRIPIKEAYEILKERYKHEIPYMEDLDPQAERYLGDYALKEYDSDFVFVTEYPWRVRPFYTMRKHGEPDWTLGFDLLFRGLEIATGSQREHRYDQLLVNLNDKGLSPEKFQFYLNFFKYGAPPHGGAGLGLERIVKQFLNLDNVREARLLPRDPERLVP comes from the coding sequence TTGCTGAAGACTACGTTCATATCACAAATCTATGACAACGCACAGGGTCTCTTAGGGCAGAAGGTCAGCGCCTGCGGGTGGGTCGACAACATCAGGGACCTGGGCGGCGTCAGGTTCGTGATGCTGAGGGATAGGACGGGCATGCTTCAGGTCGTGATAAAGAAGGGCGTGACCCCAGACGAGTTCATCGAGGCGTCAAAGGACCTGGTGAAGGAGTCCGTGGCCTGCTTCGAGGGCACCCTGGTCGAGAGCAGGAGCAAGCTGAAGTACGAGCTACAGGCAACGGACCTTAAGGTGCTCTCAAGGCCCGTTGAGCCCATACCTCTTGAACCCGCCACGAGCACCGAGGCGCAGCTTAACGTCAGGCTTGACTATAGGTGGCTTGACGTCAGGAACCTCAAGGTCTCAGCAGTCTTCCAGTTCGAGTCCTGGGTCGCCAACAAGTTCAGGGATTTCTTCAGGTCTAACGGCTTCATTGAGATCTTCACCCCAAAGATAGTCGCCGCGGGGACTGAGGGAGGAGCTGAGGTATTTCCAGTAATCTATTTCGGGAGAGAGGCCTACCTGGCCCAGAGTCCACAGTTCTACAAGCAGATGGCGGTGATCGCTGGCCTTGAGAGGGTCTTTGAGGTAGGGCCTGTCTTCAGGGCCGAGGCGCACCACACTGTTAAGCACCTGACGGAGTTCCACGGCCTTGACATAGAGATGGGCTTCATAGAGGGGCCCGAGGACGTTATGAACATTCTCGAGTCCTTCTTCAAATACCTTGGCAAGGAGGCAGAGGTTGACGACTCGCTGAGGTCTGTAAGGAACCACTTTGACCTGACCCTCAGGGTCCCAAGCAAGGTGCCGCGCATACCAATAAAGGAGGCCTATGAGATCCTAAAGGAGAGGTACAAGCATGAGATACCCTACATGGAAGACCTCGACCCGCAGGCCGAGCGCTACCTTGGTGACTATGCGCTTAAGGAGTATGACAGCGACTTTGTCTTCGTAACGGAGTACCCCTGGCGCGTGAGGCCGTTCTATACGATGAGGAAGCACGGGGAGCCTGACTGGACCCTCGGCTTTGACCTGCTCTTCAGAGGCCTTGAGATAGCCACAGGGAGCCAGAGGGAGCACAGGTACGACCAGCTGCTTGTAAATTTAAATGACAAGGGGCTCTCGCCTGAGAAGTTCCAGTTCTACCTCAACTTCTTCAAGTACGGCGCACCCCCACACGGAGGAGCAGGGCTGGGCTTGGAGAGGATTGTGAAGCAGTTCCTCAACCTTGACAACGTGAGGGAGGCAAGGCTCCTGCCGAGGGACCCCGAGAGGCTAGTCCCCTGA
- a CDS encoding CoA-transferase: protein MPSEKLITLREAADVVRDGDEITISGMTFFRNPTALIASLISAGRKDLSFVDREPGFGLDVMVAMGALRSVRAAMATFEHYGLSPSVRRAAEEGRIRYLEDTCGAIIAGLRAGAQGVPFMPVRGIIGSDLVKVHEAAGTWKVVQDPFSGESLVAVKAIEPDVALVHVQVSDEYGNAVIKGPRFEDELKIRAAKRVVLSAEQVVSSDELRAMTRDLGLTLSATSLYTSAVVKVPGGAWPTGVYGSYDPDYAAIEAYYKAAKQGSAKEWVAQNLLRRWS, encoded by the coding sequence TTGCCTTCTGAGAAGCTCATAACCTTAAGGGAGGCGGCTGACGTAGTCAGAGACGGTGACGAGATCACTATAAGCGGCATGACCTTCTTCAGGAACCCAACGGCCCTGATAGCCTCCCTGATAAGCGCCGGAAGAAAGGACCTGTCGTTTGTCGACAGGGAGCCAGGCTTCGGGCTCGACGTCATGGTTGCCATGGGTGCGCTGAGGAGTGTCAGGGCCGCCATGGCAACCTTTGAGCACTACGGGCTATCACCGAGCGTCAGGAGGGCGGCTGAGGAGGGGAGGATTAGGTACCTTGAGGACACGTGCGGGGCGATTATAGCTGGCCTCAGGGCCGGGGCCCAGGGGGTCCCCTTCATGCCGGTGCGGGGTATCATAGGCTCAGACCTAGTTAAGGTCCACGAGGCTGCAGGCACCTGGAAGGTCGTGCAGGACCCGTTCTCAGGTGAGAGCCTGGTGGCCGTGAAGGCCATAGAGCCTGACGTCGCCCTCGTACACGTTCAGGTGAGTGACGAGTACGGAAACGCTGTAATAAAGGGGCCGAGGTTTGAGGACGAGCTCAAGATAAGGGCTGCCAAGAGGGTCGTGCTGTCGGCTGAGCAGGTTGTAAGCAGCGACGAGCTTAGAGCGATGACGAGGGACCTGGGCCTCACGCTCTCGGCAACTTCTCTCTACACCTCGGCCGTGGTTAAGGTTCCAGGGGGCGCCTGGCCGACGGGGGTCTATGGCTCTTACGACCCTGACTACGCCGCTATAGAGGCCTACTACAAGGCGGCCAAGCAGGGCTCGGCCAAGGAGTGGGTGGCCCAGAACCTCCTCAGGAGGTGGTCCTGA
- a CDS encoding CoA-transferase, producing the protein MSARPTDLMVKCMAGFVEDGDYVYHGLDSALPTLAMAYAARYLGRRFTWHSVAEPFEPDPSKVVLRPSTGDPSMEPEPVGFFTTIDSFDLAAKGRMDLMYFGAAQIDEKGNVNLTAIGSYERPRVKLPGGAAAAYLFPLVRKIVVWARHEPRVLVPKVDFVTGSGEERLRRGLKLYLCTNRALIEFTQQGPVLRAVFHGFPFKEVLESASMRITVPGRVDVIPPLSEGELKVISEADPSGLRYEEGYG; encoded by the coding sequence ATGTCTGCAAGGCCAACGGACCTTATGGTAAAGTGCATGGCGGGCTTTGTGGAGGACGGGGACTACGTCTATCACGGCCTCGACAGCGCCCTGCCGACGCTTGCTATGGCTTATGCCGCCAGGTACCTTGGGAGGCGGTTCACGTGGCACAGCGTGGCTGAGCCCTTCGAGCCCGACCCGTCTAAGGTTGTGCTCAGGCCCTCAACGGGGGACCCTTCAATGGAGCCGGAGCCCGTCGGCTTCTTCACCACCATAGACTCCTTTGACCTGGCCGCCAAGGGTCGCATGGACCTCATGTACTTCGGGGCGGCGCAAATTGATGAGAAGGGAAACGTAAACCTCACGGCCATAGGTAGCTACGAGAGGCCCAGGGTCAAGCTGCCTGGGGGCGCGGCCGCTGCTTATCTCTTCCCGCTCGTCAGGAAGATAGTTGTGTGGGCTAGGCACGAGCCCAGGGTGCTGGTCCCGAAGGTCGACTTCGTTACCGGCAGCGGCGAGGAGAGGCTCAGGAGGGGCCTGAAGCTTTACCTATGCACTAACAGGGCCCTCATAGAGTTCACTCAGCAGGGGCCCGTCCTCAGGGCCGTCTTCCACGGCTTCCCTTTCAAGGAGGTGCTGGAGTCAGCGTCCATGAGGATAACCGTGCCAGGGAGGGTTGACGTCATACCCCCGCTCAGCGAGGGGGAGCTGAAGGTCATCTCAGAGGCCGACCCCAGCGGGCTCAGGTACGAGGAGGGCTACGGTTAG
- a CDS encoding aldose 1-epimerase, which translates to MLALSDGNLVVEVYEVGAYVAAIYDVGGREWLLRGDVSRPTKAGMAFLAPYANRVRGGSYEFDNVTYELPRNQEGHAIHGLLLSEAFSVDDMDERSVELSARLRHPGYPTELLVKVKYEVSGSLKATATFVNVGPRRAPLVVGWHPYFRVAEPWRLIPEGQVVLCESVNKIPTGRLLPHAFGDDGDYDDCFLVQSGRIRLESPLGLVSISSDNMKFFQVYTGVEGAVALEPMSGAPDAFHNGLGLAVVGPGETRQFSFEATFRA; encoded by the coding sequence TTGCTGGCCCTCTCAGACGGAAACCTTGTAGTTGAGGTTTACGAGGTCGGAGCCTATGTAGCGGCTATTTATGACGTGGGTGGCAGGGAGTGGCTCCTCAGGGGTGACGTGTCACGCCCGACCAAGGCAGGCATGGCCTTCCTGGCCCCCTACGCTAACAGAGTCAGGGGAGGCTCCTACGAGTTTGACAATGTCACCTATGAGCTTCCCCGCAACCAGGAGGGCCACGCCATTCATGGCCTCCTGCTCAGCGAGGCCTTCAGCGTTGATGACATGGATGAGAGGAGCGTGGAGCTGTCAGCTAGGCTGAGGCACCCAGGGTACCCCACTGAGCTCCTAGTAAAGGTCAAGTATGAGGTCTCTGGCTCCCTCAAGGCCACGGCGACCTTCGTGAACGTGGGCCCAAGGAGGGCCCCGCTCGTGGTTGGCTGGCACCCATACTTCAGGGTGGCCGAGCCCTGGAGGCTTATACCTGAGGGCCAGGTCGTGCTCTGCGAGAGCGTAAACAAGATACCGACAGGCAGGCTACTGCCCCACGCCTTTGGTGATGACGGGGATTACGACGACTGCTTCTTGGTTCAGAGCGGCCGCATAAGGCTCGAGAGCCCCCTTGGACTGGTCTCCATATCAAGTGATAATATGAAGTTCTTCCAGGTCTACACAGGGGTTGAGGGGGCCGTGGCCCTTGAGCCCATGAGCGGGGCCCCAGACGCCTTCCATAATGGCCTAGGGCTCGCTGTAGTGGGGCCGGGGGAGACCAGGCAGTTCTCCTTTGAGGCAACCTTCAGGGCTTAG
- a CDS encoding radical SAM protein, whose translation MRPRRIMIIDGYNDEPGGLGVPPYIDVYARYMAGAAIDASKDATVHYIAVDELRARRNPVDLLRLYDAVVFIAGVVVPGKYIGGRPARAEELASWASALEGPLKVLVGPAARWGMGPEGGRAAYPPSFFKTHGFDVLVTGDPEEYVHDLVMYGEERASPRQVRESYDKVNRYAVLGAWIVRFHPNLGKNLVAEIETYRGCARWVSGGCSFCVEPLRGRPIVRDPKSIALEVEALYRAGVRNFRLGRQADILVYGSSGLGSEEWPKPSSEELERLFRGVRSAAPGLEVLHIDNVNPGTIARYPEESTEALKVIVKYHTPGDVAALGVESVDPKVVKINNLKVTLEDAMKAVEVINKVGSERGYNGLPELLPGINFILGLPGERRESYRLNREFLDEILRRRLLVRRVNVRKLLALPTTRVFMMDWGVDRKLEAEAKSFTYFVRHVFDRRELSWVAPKGTVLKGLWVEECEHGYCYARQAGSYPLMVMIRGSFPKLQYIESVRVEGVHSSRAVEGLVESISPGS comes from the coding sequence TTGCGACCAAGGAGGATAATGATTATTGATGGCTACAATGACGAGCCAGGAGGCCTTGGGGTGCCGCCGTATATAGATGTGTACGCCAGATACATGGCCGGCGCCGCGATCGACGCAAGTAAGGACGCCACAGTACATTACATAGCTGTCGACGAGCTGAGGGCGAGGCGTAACCCGGTTGACCTCCTAAGGCTCTACGACGCGGTGGTATTCATAGCTGGCGTCGTGGTTCCAGGTAAGTACATAGGCGGCAGGCCGGCGAGGGCGGAGGAGCTGGCCTCGTGGGCCTCGGCCCTTGAGGGCCCGCTCAAGGTGCTGGTGGGCCCGGCTGCTAGGTGGGGCATGGGGCCTGAGGGTGGCAGGGCCGCCTACCCGCCGTCCTTCTTTAAGACCCACGGCTTCGACGTTCTAGTAACTGGCGACCCGGAGGAGTACGTCCACGACCTAGTAATGTATGGCGAGGAGAGGGCCTCGCCGAGGCAGGTGAGGGAGAGCTACGACAAGGTTAACAGGTACGCTGTCCTCGGGGCCTGGATAGTGAGGTTTCACCCGAACCTTGGCAAGAACCTGGTGGCTGAGATAGAGACATATAGGGGCTGCGCGAGGTGGGTGAGCGGCGGCTGCTCCTTCTGTGTTGAGCCCCTAAGGGGGAGACCAATAGTCAGGGACCCGAAGTCCATAGCCCTTGAGGTGGAGGCCCTCTACAGGGCCGGCGTGAGGAACTTCAGGCTAGGCCGACAGGCTGACATACTGGTCTACGGCTCGTCGGGCCTTGGCTCGGAGGAGTGGCCTAAGCCGTCGTCCGAGGAGCTTGAGAGGCTTTTCAGGGGGGTGCGCTCGGCGGCCCCAGGCCTTGAGGTGCTTCACATAGACAACGTCAACCCTGGCACGATAGCCAGGTACCCCGAGGAGTCAACAGAGGCCCTTAAGGTAATAGTTAAATATCATACGCCTGGCGACGTTGCAGCCCTTGGAGTGGAGAGCGTCGACCCGAAGGTCGTCAAGATAAATAACCTGAAGGTGACACTCGAGGACGCCATGAAGGCCGTCGAGGTCATAAACAAGGTAGGCTCCGAGAGGGGCTACAACGGCCTCCCAGAGCTGCTACCGGGGATAAACTTCATACTGGGCCTTCCGGGCGAGAGGAGGGAGAGCTACAGGCTCAACAGGGAGTTCCTGGATGAGATACTCAGGCGAAGGCTTCTCGTGAGGAGGGTCAACGTCAGGAAGCTGCTGGCGCTCCCAACTACAAGGGTCTTCATGATGGACTGGGGGGTCGACAGGAAGCTCGAGGCTGAGGCTAAGTCATTCACCTACTTTGTCAGGCACGTCTTTGACAGGCGCGAGCTCTCCTGGGTGGCCCCGAAGGGCACCGTGCTTAAGGGGCTATGGGTCGAGGAGTGTGAGCACGGCTACTGCTACGCAAGGCAGGCTGGCAGCTATCCGCTCATGGTAATGATAAGGGGCTCCTTCCCCAAACTTCAGTACATAGAGTCAGTCAGGGTTGAGGGCGTGCACTCCTCAAGGGCTGTCGAGGGTTTAGTGGAGTCGATAAGCCCTGGTAGCTAG
- a CDS encoding phosphate uptake regulator PhoU, producing the protein MKSDDGSSNSSGFVVKRKVQVTGGSTYIVSIPKEWAKLLNIDRGAEVLLELNPEGWIRLRASDAAPNRSERVAQITISPNTSDATLSMEVISAYLTGYDTIVLRFSPDASEVAEKVANFVRTKAIGLELLEESYDQLILKAVVDLTSISARMVVENMIKVVKSMIEDLSDVVEGLKQRGLLETVVRRDDIVDKLYLYIYKQLNLALQGLMSPKELGMNTLAESINIFTLVKSLERIADQVVSIAQWLLDYDKQLPPDVRQLFDKVKGSVMRSIDLASTLSREQAVTMYESLHEEALWVAELYSKARASGCANECYPVFDGARRMLAHTIDLLEAIMGLNFLKGLEAQVLQGAANGP; encoded by the coding sequence TTGAAAAGCGACGACGGAAGCTCCAACTCAAGCGGCTTCGTCGTTAAGAGAAAGGTGCAGGTGACGGGTGGCTCCACATATATAGTCTCTATTCCTAAGGAGTGGGCTAAGCTGCTCAATATAGATAGGGGGGCTGAGGTCCTCCTCGAGCTCAACCCCGAGGGCTGGATAAGGCTCAGGGCCTCAGACGCCGCGCCCAACAGGTCTGAGAGGGTGGCCCAGATTACAATAAGCCCTAACACAAGCGACGCCACCCTCTCAATGGAAGTTATATCAGCTTACCTGACGGGCTACGACACCATAGTGCTTAGGTTCAGCCCTGACGCCTCCGAGGTTGCCGAGAAGGTTGCCAACTTCGTTAGGACCAAGGCCATAGGGCTTGAGCTGCTTGAGGAATCCTACGACCAACTAATACTTAAGGCCGTCGTCGACCTCACGTCAATATCAGCCCGCATGGTCGTGGAGAACATGATCAAGGTGGTCAAGTCAATGATAGAGGACCTCTCAGACGTAGTCGAAGGTCTCAAGCAGAGGGGGCTCCTAGAGACCGTGGTCAGGCGCGATGACATAGTTGACAAGCTGTACCTCTACATATACAAGCAGCTCAACCTGGCCCTCCAGGGCCTCATGAGCCCCAAGGAACTTGGGATGAACACTCTTGCAGAGAGCATTAACATATTCACTCTTGTCAAGAGCCTCGAGCGCATAGCTGACCAGGTAGTGTCCATAGCACAGTGGCTCCTTGACTATGACAAGCAACTGCCACCTGACGTCAGGCAGCTGTTCGACAAGGTCAAGGGAAGCGTAATGCGCTCCATCGACCTTGCCAGCACGCTCTCCCGCGAGCAGGCGGTCACCATGTATGAGTCACTGCATGAGGAGGCCCTCTGGGTGGCCGAGCTCTACTCTAAGGCCAGGGCCTCGGGGTGCGCTAACGAGTGCTACCCCGTCTTTGACGGGGCTAGGAGGATGTTAGCCCATACAATAGACCTCCTTGAGGCTATTATGGGCCTGAACTTCCTTAAGGGCCTAGAGGCCCAGGTCCTTCAGGGCGCAGCTAATGGACCTTAG